From Saccopteryx leptura isolate mSacLep1 chromosome 3, mSacLep1_pri_phased_curated, whole genome shotgun sequence, one genomic window encodes:
- the RERE gene encoding arginine-glutamic acid dipeptide repeats protein isoform X4 produces MFKPVKEEDDGLSGKHSMRTRRSRGSMSTLRSGRKKQPASPDGRASPINEDVRSSGRNSPSAASTSSNDSKAETVKKLAKKVKEEASSPLKSTKRQREKVASDTEEADRTSSKKTKTQEISRPNSPSEGEGESSDSRSVNDEGSSDPKDIDQDNRSTSPSIPSPQDNESDSDSSAQQQTLQAQLPALQAPGGAAAAPSTAPPGAPQLPTAGPTPAAAPPQGSPAASQPAGSAAHAHIQQAPALHPQRLPSPHPPLQPLTGPASQTSAPPHAQPPLHGQGPPGPHGLQTGPLLQHPGPPQPFGLPAQATPGTAHSHSSLQPPASQSALQPQQPPREQPLPPAPLAMPHIKPPPTTPIPQLPAPPAHKHPPHLSGPSPFSMNANLPPPPALKPLSSLSTHHPPSAHPPPLQLMPQSQPLPSSPAQPPVLTQSQSLPPAAGLHQGPPQPPFAQHPFVPGGPPPITPPSCPSTSTPLAGPGPSAPPPSAAMSAGGGSAPVGAACPLPTVQIKEEALDEAEEPESPPPPPRSPSPEPTVVDTPSHASQSARFYKHLDRGYNSCARTDLYFMPLAGSKLAKKREEAIEKAKREAEQKAREEREREKEKEKEREREREREREAERAAKASSSAHEGRLSDPQLGGPGHMRPSFEPPPTTIAAVPPYIGPDTPALRTLSEYARPHVMSPTNRNHPFYMPLNPTDPLLAYHMPGLYNVDPTIRERELREREIREREIRERELRERMKPGFEVKPPELDPLHPATNPMEHFARHSALTIPPTAGPHPFASFHPGLNPLERERLALAGPQLRPEMSYPDRLAAERIHAERMASLTSDPLARLQMFNVTPHHHQHSHIHSHLHLHQQDPLHQGSAGPVHPLVDPLTAGPHLARFPYPPGTLPNPLLGQPPHEHEMLRHPVFGTPYPRDLPGAIPPPMSAAHQLQAMHAQSAELQRLAMEQQWLHAHPHMHGSHLPSQEDYYSRLKKEGDKQL; encoded by the exons ATGTTCAAACCTGTCAAAGAAGAAGACGATGGGCTCAGTGGAAAACATAGCATGAGGACGCGGCGGAGTCGAGGCTCG ATGTCTACACTGCGCAGTGGTCGGAAGAAACAGCCAGCCAGCCCTGACGGTCGTGCCTCGCCCATCAATGAAGACGTCCGCTCCAGCGGCCGCAACTCCCCCAGCGCGGCCAGCACCTCCAGTAACGACAGTAAAGCAGAGACCGTGAAGAAGCTGGCCAAG aaggtgaaggaagaagcCTCGTCCCCCCTGAAGAGCACCAAGCGGCAGCGGGAGAAGGTGGCCTCCGACACAGAGGAGGCCGATAGGACCAGCTCCAAGAAGACGAAAACCCAG GAGATCAGCCGGCCCAATTCACCATCCGAAGGCGAGGGAGAGAGTTCCGACAGCCGCAGTGTCAATGATGAGGGCAGCAGTGACCCCAAGGACATCGACCAGGACAATCGCAGCACGTCCCCCAGcatccccagcccccaggacaATGAGAGTGACTCGGACTCCTCTGCCCAGCAGCAGACCCTGCAGGCCCAGCTCCCCGCTCTGCAGGCTCCCGGTGGGGCTGCTGCAGCTCCCTCTACGGCCCCGCCCGGAGCACCCCAGCTGCCCACAGCGGGGCCCACACCCGCTGCAGCTCCCCCCCAGGGTTCCCCCGCAGCCTCCCAGCCAGCGGGTTCTGCCGCCCATGCCCATATCCAGCAGGCTCCGGCCCTGCACCCGCAGCGGctgccctccccacaccccccactGCAGCCTCTGACCGGGCCTGCCAGCCAGACCTCCGCGCCCCCTCACGCCCAGCCTCCCCTGCATGGCCAGGGCCCACCTGGGCCGCACGGCCTGCAGACCGGGCCACTGCTACAGCACCCGGGGCCCCCACAGCCCTTTGGCCTCCCAGCCCAGGCCACCCCAGGCACAGCCCACTCTCACAGCTCCCTGCAGCCGCCTGCCTCTCAGTCAGCGCTGCAGCCCCAGCAGCCCCCACGGGAGCAGCCCCTGCCGCCAGCGCCCCTGGCCATGCCGCACATCAAACCCCCGCCCACAACACCCATCCCCCAGCTGCCCGCACCGCCTGCCCACAAGCATCCACCTCACCTCTCGGGGCCCTCCCCCTTCTCCATGAATGCCAacctcccaccccctccagcGCTGAAGCCTCTGAGCTCCTTGTCCACGCACCACCCGCCCTCGGCACACCCCCCGCCCCTGCAGCTCATGCCTCAGAGCCAGCCGCTGCCCTCATCCCCCGCCCAGCCCCCCGTGCTGACCCAGAGCCAGAGCCTGCCCCCCGCCGCTGGCCTCCATCAGGGGCCCCCGCAGCCCCCATTTGCTCAGCACCCCTTTGTCCCTGGAGGCCCCCCTCCCATCACCCCTCCGTcctgcccctccacctccactcCACTCGCAGGGCCTGGCCCATCGGCCCCACCCCCGTCTGCTGCCATGTCTGCAGGGGGGGGCAGCGCTCCTGTGGGGGCAGCCTGCCCATTGCCCACTGTCCAGATCAAGGAAGAGGctctggatgaagctgaggagcccgagagcccccctcccccaccacggaGCCCTTCCCCAGAGCCCACTGTGGTGGACACCCCCAGTCACGCCAGCCAGTCGGCCAG GTTCTACAAACACCTGGACCGGGGTTACAACTCATGTGCACGGACAGACCTGTACTTCATGCCTCTGGCGGGATCCAAACTGGccaagaagagggaggaggccaTCGAGAAGGCCAAACGGGAGGCCGAGCAGAAGGCACGCGAGGAGCGCGAgcgggagaaggagaaggagaaagagcgCGAGCGGGAGCGGGAACGCGAGCGCGAGGCTGAGCGCGCGGCC AAGGCGTCCAGCTCAGCCCATGAAGGCCGCCTCAGTGACCCCCAGCTCGGTGGTCCCGGCCATATGCGGCCATCCTTCGAGCCACCACCAACCACCATTGCTGCTGTGCCCCCATACATTGGGCCCGACACCCCTGCCCTCCGGACTCTGAGCGAGTACGCTCGGCCCCATGTCATGTCACCCACCAACCGCAACCACCCGTTCTACATGCCCCTCAACCCCACCGACCCGCTGCTGGCCTACCACATGCCGGGCCTCTACAATGTTGACCCCACCATCCGCGAGCGGGAGCTCCGGGAACGCGAGATCCGGGAGCGTGAGATCCGGGAACGCGAGTTGCGAGAGAGGATGAAGCCGGGCTTCGAGGTGAAGCCCCCGGAGCTGGACCCCTTGCACCCAGCCACCAACCCCATGGAGCACTTCGCCCGGCACAGCGCCCTCACCATCCCCCCAACTGCGGGCCCCCACCCTTTTGCTTCCTTCCACCCGGGCCTGAACCCcttggagagggagagactggCCCTGGCAGGCCCCCAGCTGCGGCCCGAGATGAGCTACCCTGACAGACTGGCAGCCGAGCGGATCCACGCCGAGCGCATGGCGTCGCTGACCAGCGACCCTCTGGCCCGGCTGCAGATGTTCAACGTGACTCCACACCATCACCAGCACTCACACATCCACtcacacctccacctccaccagcaGGATCCCCTCCACCAAG gctCAGCAGGCCCGGTTCATCCACTGGTCGACCCCCTGACTGCCGGCCCGCACCTGGCTCGCTTTCCCTACCCCCCCGGCACCCTCCCCAATCCTTTGCTTGGACAGCCCCCCCATGAGCACGAGATGCTTCGTCACCCGGTTTTTG GCACCCCCTACCCCCGAGATCTGCCTGGGGCCATCCCGCCCCCTATGTCCGCTGCCCACCAGCTGCAGGCCATGCACGCCCAGTCGGCCGAGCTGCAGAGACTGGCGATGGAGCAGCAGTGGCTGCACGCACACCCCCACATGCATGGCAGCCACCTACCAAGTCAGGAAGATTATTACAG tcgaCTGAAGAAAGAAGGTGACAAGCagttataa